A portion of the Natronococcus sp. AD-5 genome contains these proteins:
- a CDS encoding succinylglutamate desuccinylase/aspartoacylase family protein: MTAGTHAAEEVTLARLPSGVEIATTVHTYRGADDGPTLYVQAAQHGREINGTETLRRFHDRLPLDSLSGTIVAVPVANPLTFDRVSYTTPEVLDSVYSNMNRVWPGDAEGSLHQRMAARLWEHVAEADAVVDLHTGSPDMLPHVVFLEGDARSRALAEAFGTELVLSEEADDDASEEWHRRGFAGKLRVAAANEGIPSITPELAHNKQIVEDAVEEGVEGLLDVCRHLDMLPGEVPERGQTLARNHLGQIIADDSGLFRPRPSLEIGQFVSEGTALGTLYDPTTYEVLQEAVADREGLLYTITREATVAAGDKLASVALIREE, translated from the coding sequence ATGACCGCCGGGACGCACGCGGCCGAGGAGGTGACGCTCGCGCGATTACCGTCGGGCGTCGAGATCGCGACGACGGTTCACACCTATCGGGGCGCGGACGACGGACCGACGCTTTACGTGCAGGCCGCCCAGCACGGCCGCGAGATCAACGGCACCGAGACGCTCCGCCGGTTCCACGACCGGCTCCCCCTGGACTCGCTGTCGGGGACGATCGTCGCCGTCCCCGTCGCGAACCCGCTGACGTTCGACCGCGTCTCCTACACGACGCCGGAAGTCCTCGACAGCGTCTACTCCAACATGAATCGGGTCTGGCCGGGCGACGCCGAGGGGAGCCTCCACCAGCGGATGGCCGCCCGCCTCTGGGAGCACGTCGCCGAGGCCGACGCCGTCGTCGACCTGCACACCGGGAGTCCCGATATGCTCCCCCACGTCGTCTTCCTCGAGGGCGACGCGCGATCCCGCGCGCTCGCCGAAGCGTTCGGCACCGAGCTGGTGCTCTCCGAGGAGGCCGACGACGACGCCTCCGAGGAGTGGCACCGCCGCGGCTTCGCCGGCAAACTCCGCGTCGCCGCCGCGAACGAGGGGATTCCCTCGATCACGCCCGAACTCGCCCACAACAAGCAGATCGTCGAAGACGCCGTTGAGGAGGGGGTCGAGGGGTTGCTCGACGTCTGTCGTCACCTCGATATGCTCCCCGGGGAGGTTCCCGAACGCGGTCAGACCCTCGCCCGGAACCATCTCGGCCAGATCATCGCCGACGACTCCGGCCTGTTCCGTCCGCGGCCGTCGCTCGAGATCGGCCAGTTCGTCTCGGAGGGGACGGCGCTCGGAACGCTCTACGATCCGACGACCTACGAGGTGCTCCAGGAGGCCGTCGCGGATCGCGAGGGACTGTTGTACACGATCACGCGGGAAGCGACCGTCGCGGCGGGCGACAAGCTCGCGAGCGTCGCGCTGATCCGCGAAGAGTGA
- a CDS encoding peptidylprolyl isomerase, whose translation MGNVTATLHTTKGDIEVELYDERAPRTVDNFVGLATGGKTWTDPETGEEVEGEPLYDDVAFHRVIEGFMIQGGDPTETGRGGPGYQFDDEFHEDLRHDDEGVLSMANSGPNTNGSQFFITLDAQPHLDDRHSVFGKVTDGMDVVREIGNVDTDANDQPKENVVLESVGVDYE comes from the coding sequence ATGGGCAACGTTACTGCGACCCTGCACACGACGAAGGGCGACATCGAGGTCGAACTCTACGACGAGCGCGCGCCGCGAACCGTCGACAACTTCGTCGGGTTGGCTACGGGCGGCAAGACCTGGACCGACCCGGAAACGGGCGAGGAAGTCGAGGGCGAGCCGCTGTACGACGACGTCGCGTTCCACCGCGTCATCGAGGGCTTCATGATCCAGGGCGGCGACCCGACCGAGACCGGCCGCGGCGGTCCCGGCTACCAGTTCGACGACGAGTTCCACGAGGACCTGCGCCACGACGACGAGGGCGTCCTGAGCATGGCCAACTCCGGCCCCAACACGAACGGCTCGCAGTTCTTCATCACGCTCGACGCCCAGCCCCACCTCGACGACCGCCACTCGGTCTTCGGCAAGGTCACCGACGGGATGGACGTCGTCCGCGAGATCGGTAACGTCGACACCGACGCCAACGATCAACCGAAAGAGAACGTGGTGCTCGAGTCGGTCGGCGTCGACTACGAGTAG
- a CDS encoding M14 family metallopeptidase, whose protein sequence is MADESCPTPSPIPNGVWTPTPDEKILPGTKFETGVYVREAERDGPTAVVVAGQHGFERSAQDAAMRLVSLTPEKGKLVVVPHADMTAINAHSYSGDLGNLNRDWPTGDEPQSELAREIWGVIEDHDPDLAFDLHDSKGIYGSDLADGVGQAIFPTPKGVDAANDVIDGLNDHYIGPSEYSDEYLFTRGNQQTGRNPLLSHKFCGDLDIPGWLIETTRHETSLTDRITWCFAAAAGCLAHHGIEFEF, encoded by the coding sequence GTGGCGGACGAGTCCTGCCCGACTCCGTCCCCGATTCCGAATGGCGTCTGGACGCCGACGCCCGACGAGAAGATCCTTCCCGGCACTAAATTCGAGACCGGCGTCTACGTCCGGGAGGCCGAACGCGACGGCCCGACGGCCGTCGTCGTCGCCGGTCAGCACGGCTTCGAGCGGTCCGCGCAGGACGCCGCGATGCGTCTCGTCTCGCTCACCCCCGAGAAGGGCAAACTCGTCGTCGTTCCGCACGCAGACATGACCGCGATCAACGCTCACAGCTACAGCGGCGACCTCGGCAACCTCAACCGTGACTGGCCGACCGGCGACGAACCGCAGTCGGAACTTGCCCGGGAAATCTGGGGCGTGATCGAGGACCACGATCCCGACCTGGCGTTCGACCTCCACGACTCGAAGGGCATCTACGGCAGCGACCTCGCCGACGGCGTCGGTCAGGCGATCTTTCCCACGCCGAAAGGCGTCGACGCCGCTAACGACGTCATCGACGGTCTCAACGACCACTACATCGGTCCGTCGGAGTACTCCGACGAGTACCTGTTCACGCGGGGCAACCAACAGACGGGTCGGAACCCGCTTCTCAGCCACAAGTTCTGCGGCGACCTCGACATCCCGGGATGGCTGATCGAGACGACTCGCCACGAGACGTCGCTCACGGATCGCATCACGTGGTGTTTCGCGGCCGCGGCGGGGTGCCTCGCCCACCACGGCATCGAGTTCGAGTTTTGA
- a CDS encoding bifunctional metallophosphatase/5'-nucleotidase: MSPEQSDCGRRTAVRSTRGEPAAERSQVYAVDDDGGLRPRDPSEVDRDCGCGRTHTRRAFVGATAAGAAGLTLGSQVAGVAAEEPEGDTVTIVHDLHSHSEIGEPGEPNIARYQNVVQEQLAKRDDAIFLANGDELGSSTISFFTEGAHKIDFMNDMNLTAAGVGNHDFDYGVDVAERRFRDSEFPWLNSALYTPEGELFPGTERYATLEIGDLTVGLFNVVLRDFHGITDYPDDYEQRDPVEIAEEMVELLREEEGADVVVCSSHTAHETHFELAEEVDGLDAIFGSHSHYTMDAAEIHEGTVISEVGYAYFHLGVMTLDENGDLVSWERIDLDDDVEPDPAFKARIEAQYAELEEELAEPVGETAVELTSSGAVNYARESRLGNLITDAMLDAHDEAEVSFQNAGGIRTNTTYGPGELTAGDVLSVLPFGNAVVVFEATGEEIRRVLENRVDVLPDNAFGAQQAQQVGGLQFEWSGHETAEIHDVYVDGEPLEPGETYVVSTTDYLKDVASAYEPFRDAAVIWESGAVLGPAVMEYVEENSPVEPALENRILRVDEDVGGQREVSRRGGRTMLRFDVPAGAAEIADEGTFYGLVWDDGFDPDPEYVEADGDALWIGYDTDEFQRFLADTAAEKIRIFGGFVPDEEHYGYTDADGTLLELPVAVAYDHFRLKATIDTTSPSLRPN; this comes from the coding sequence ATGTCTCCCGAACAGTCAGATTGCGGGCGGCGGACCGCCGTCCGATCGACGCGGGGCGAACCGGCGGCGGAACGGAGCCAGGTGTACGCGGTCGACGACGACGGCGGACTTCGACCCAGGGATCCGTCGGAGGTCGACCGAGACTGCGGCTGCGGCCGGACGCACACGCGCCGAGCGTTCGTGGGCGCGACCGCGGCCGGCGCCGCGGGGCTGACGCTCGGCTCCCAGGTCGCCGGCGTCGCGGCCGAAGAGCCGGAGGGCGACACCGTCACCATCGTCCACGACCTCCACTCCCACAGCGAGATCGGCGAGCCCGGAGAACCGAACATCGCGCGCTACCAGAACGTCGTCCAGGAGCAACTCGCGAAGCGCGACGACGCGATCTTCCTCGCAAACGGGGACGAACTCGGCTCGTCGACGATCTCCTTCTTCACGGAGGGTGCACACAAGATCGACTTCATGAACGACATGAACCTCACCGCGGCCGGCGTCGGCAACCACGACTTCGACTACGGCGTCGACGTCGCCGAGCGGCGATTCAGGGACAGCGAGTTCCCCTGGCTGAACTCGGCGCTGTACACCCCGGAGGGGGAACTGTTCCCGGGTACCGAGCGGTACGCGACCCTCGAGATCGGCGACCTCACGGTCGGCCTCTTCAACGTCGTCCTCCGGGATTTCCACGGGATCACCGACTACCCCGACGACTACGAGCAGCGGGACCCGGTCGAGATCGCCGAGGAGATGGTCGAGCTCCTCCGCGAGGAGGAAGGCGCCGACGTGGTCGTCTGCTCTTCGCACACCGCCCACGAGACCCACTTCGAACTCGCCGAGGAGGTCGACGGTCTCGACGCGATCTTCGGCTCGCACTCCCACTACACGATGGACGCGGCGGAGATCCACGAGGGAACCGTCATCAGCGAGGTTGGCTACGCGTACTTCCACCTCGGCGTGATGACTCTCGACGAGAACGGCGACCTCGTGAGCTGGGAGCGAATCGACCTGGACGACGACGTCGAACCGGATCCGGCGTTCAAAGCGCGCATCGAGGCCCAGTACGCCGAACTCGAGGAGGAACTCGCCGAGCCGGTCGGCGAGACGGCCGTCGAACTCACCTCCTCCGGCGCCGTCAACTACGCCCGCGAGAGCCGGCTCGGGAACCTCATCACGGACGCGATGCTCGACGCGCACGACGAGGCCGAGGTCTCGTTCCAGAACGCCGGCGGCATCCGAACGAACACCACCTACGGGCCGGGCGAACTCACCGCGGGGGACGTCCTGAGCGTTCTCCCGTTCGGGAACGCGGTCGTCGTCTTCGAGGCGACCGGCGAGGAGATCCGGCGGGTGCTCGAGAACCGGGTCGACGTCCTGCCCGACAACGCCTTCGGGGCCCAGCAGGCCCAGCAGGTCGGCGGCCTCCAGTTCGAGTGGAGCGGCCACGAGACGGCCGAGATCCACGACGTCTACGTCGACGGCGAGCCCCTCGAGCCCGGGGAGACGTACGTCGTCTCGACGACGGATTACCTGAAGGACGTCGCGAGCGCGTACGAACCGTTCCGCGACGCGGCGGTGATCTGGGAGTCCGGCGCCGTCCTCGGCCCCGCCGTCATGGAGTACGTAGAGGAGAACAGCCCCGTCGAACCGGCGCTGGAAAACCGAATTCTGCGGGTCGACGAGGACGTCGGCGGCCAGCGGGAGGTCTCCCGCCGGGGCGGTCGAACGATGCTCCGCTTCGACGTCCCCGCGGGCGCGGCGGAAATCGCCGACGAGGGGACGTTCTACGGCCTCGTGTGGGACGATGGCTTCGATCCGGATCCGGAGTACGTCGAGGCGGACGGCGACGCGCTCTGGATCGGCTACGACACCGACGAGTTCCAGCGGTTCCTCGCCGACACCGCGGCCGAGAAGATCCGGATCTTCGGCGGCTTCGTCCCCGACGAGGAGCATTACGGCTACACCGACGCCGACGGAACGCTCCTCGAGCTCCCCGTCGCCGTCGCGTACGACCACTTCAGGCTGAAGGCGACGATCGACACTACCTCGCCGTCGCTCCGCCCGAACTGA
- a CDS encoding ferredoxin has product MSEDDGIQRASEVGSSDAPPIEEKPYKIIFEANKCFGAGKCAEVSGNWEMSIASGMAQPKTYFFGEEDLEHNVRAAEVCPAKKDEGCIHVIDRRTDEEIAPDPHGDGTLSVDW; this is encoded by the coding sequence ATGAGCGAAGACGACGGCATCCAGCGCGCGAGCGAGGTCGGCTCGTCGGACGCGCCGCCGATCGAGGAGAAGCCGTACAAGATCATCTTCGAGGCCAACAAGTGCTTCGGCGCGGGCAAGTGCGCCGAGGTCAGCGGCAACTGGGAGATGTCCATCGCGTCGGGTATGGCTCAGCCGAAAACGTACTTCTTCGGCGAGGAGGACCTCGAGCACAACGTCCGCGCCGCCGAGGTCTGCCCGGCGAAGAAGGACGAGGGCTGCATCCACGTGATCGACCGCCGCACCGACGAGGAGATCGCGCCCGATCCTCACGGTGACGGGACGTTGAGCGTCGACTGGTAA